One Kineococcus radiotolerans SRS30216 = ATCC BAA-149 DNA window includes the following coding sequences:
- a CDS encoding sigma-70 family RNA polymerase sigma factor, translated as MTTSDTPMTTFELEPRLADHRAELRGYCYRMLGSAFDAEDAVQDTMVRAWKGIDGFEGRSGLRSWLYRIATNVCLTMIESRGKRARPMDLSASAWEPVEASLAHRRSEDTWLEPMVDDRVLPQAGDPADIAVARESVRLAFVAALQHLPPRQRAVLILRDVLRWRAEEVATLLETTTASVNSALQRARATLAERPDVDRAQPLDDSHRALLEEYVRAFEAYDIDAFVQLLAAEVTQNMPPFELWLQGADDIAAWMLGPGHLCRGSRLVPVTVNGSAAYAHYKPVGAQGELVPFAIQALELAGGRIVRITSFLDTRLFDLFGIPRTPPA; from the coding sequence GTGACGACCTCCGACACGCCGATGACGACGTTCGAGCTCGAACCCCGCCTCGCCGACCACCGGGCCGAGCTGAGGGGCTACTGCTACCGCATGCTCGGTTCCGCCTTCGACGCCGAGGACGCCGTGCAGGACACCATGGTCCGGGCGTGGAAGGGCATCGACGGCTTCGAGGGGCGCTCGGGGCTGCGGTCCTGGCTCTACCGGATCGCCACCAACGTCTGCCTCACGATGATCGAGAGCCGCGGGAAGCGGGCCCGCCCGATGGACCTCTCGGCCAGCGCCTGGGAACCGGTCGAGGCGTCGCTGGCCCACCGCCGCTCCGAGGACACCTGGCTGGAGCCGATGGTCGACGACCGCGTGCTCCCGCAGGCGGGTGACCCGGCCGACATCGCCGTCGCCCGGGAGTCGGTCCGCCTCGCCTTCGTCGCCGCGCTGCAGCACCTGCCGCCCCGCCAGCGGGCGGTCCTCATCCTGCGCGACGTGCTGCGCTGGCGGGCCGAGGAGGTCGCGACGCTGCTGGAGACGACGACGGCGTCGGTCAACAGCGCGCTGCAGCGGGCCCGCGCCACCCTCGCCGAGCGCCCCGACGTCGACCGGGCCCAGCCCCTCGACGACAGCCACCGCGCGCTGCTGGAGGAGTACGTCCGGGCCTTCGAGGCCTACGACATCGACGCCTTCGTGCAGCTGCTCGCGGCCGAGGTCACCCAGAACATGCCGCCGTTCGAGCTGTGGCTGCAGGGCGCCGACGACATCGCCGCCTGGATGCTCGGCCCCGGCCACCTGTGCCGCGGGTCCCGGCTCGTCCCGGTGACGGTCAACGGTTCCGCCGCCTACGCGCACTACAAGCCCGTCGGGGCGCAGGGCGAGCTCGTGCCGTTCGCCATCCAGGCGCTGGAGCTGGCCGGGGGCCGGATCGTGCGGATCACCTCGTTCCTGGACACCCGGTTGTTCGACCTCTTCGGCATCCCCCGCACCCCGCCCGCCTGA
- a CDS encoding asparaginase produces MNARPRVVLLLTGGTIGTAGGDDLDRLDYVDDGRALDDEEALALYRFPDEVEVSARRVARVPSTLVDEGFWAQLRARVLAVARDEPDVAGVVVTHGTATLEETAYVLHLTLATDLPVVLVGAQRPPTALGSDAQVGLLNAVRVAASPAARGHGVLVVMDDRVLSARDVVKTSNGGLDAFRARDHGALGDVDPYGGVWFYRRLLRRHTLGSPFSADPAPRWPRVEVVPVWAGADGRVVERPVADGARGLVVASLPPGMNPPAVEVAMSRAVAAGVVVVVGSRAATGRVTHRRAFAERGLVGSDTLSPPQARILLSLCLAAGMDRDAVVDAFATC; encoded by the coding sequence GTGAACGCCCGGCCCCGGGTCGTCCTCCTGCTGACCGGGGGGACGATCGGCACCGCCGGCGGCGACGACCTCGACCGCCTCGACTACGTCGACGACGGCCGCGCCCTGGACGACGAGGAGGCGCTGGCGCTCTACCGCTTCCCCGACGAGGTCGAGGTGTCGGCGCGGCGGGTCGCCCGCGTCCCCAGCACCCTCGTCGACGAGGGGTTCTGGGCGCAGCTGCGCGCCCGGGTGCTGGCCGTGGCCCGCGACGAGCCGGACGTCGCCGGCGTCGTGGTCACCCACGGCACGGCCACCCTGGAGGAGACCGCCTACGTCCTGCACCTGACCCTGGCCACCGACCTGCCGGTCGTGCTCGTGGGGGCCCAGCGCCCGCCTACCGCCCTCGGCTCCGACGCCCAGGTCGGGCTGCTCAACGCCGTGCGGGTCGCGGCCTCCCCCGCCGCCCGCGGGCACGGGGTGCTGGTGGTGATGGACGACCGGGTCCTGTCCGCGCGCGACGTGGTCAAGACGTCCAACGGCGGGCTGGACGCCTTCCGCGCCCGCGACCACGGCGCGCTCGGCGACGTCGACCCCTACGGCGGGGTCTGGTTCTACCGCCGGCTCCTGCGTCGGCACACCCTCGGCTCCCCCTTCTCCGCCGACCCCGCCCCCCGCTGGCCGCGGGTCGAGGTGGTGCCCGTGTGGGCCGGTGCCGACGGGCGCGTCGTCGAGCGGCCCGTCGCCGACGGCGCGCGCGGGCTGGTGGTGGCCTCGCTGCCGCCGGGGATGAACCCCCCGGCGGTCGAGGTGGCGATGAGCCGGGCGGTGGCGGCCGGAGTGGTCGTGGTGGTCGGCAGCCGCGCGGCCACCGGCCGGGTGACGCACCGGCGGGCCTTCGCGGAGCGCGGGCTGGTCGGCAGCGACACCCTCTCCCCGCCGCAGGCGCGGATCCTGCTGTCGCTGTGCCTGGCGGCGGGGATGGACCGGGACGCGGTGGTGGACGCCTTCGCGACCTGCTGA
- a CDS encoding HelD family protein yields the protein MSQSTGSTGSGVSPDVASAVALEDAHVATLYARLDVLRAQTADQLAEVRRTLATGTHQSRFERDAFATLYEDRLSQLWSVENRLCFGRLDLQPGTEDPRRYVGRLGLADERGNQVLVDWRAPAAQDFYQATAAAPRDVVRRRHLLTSGRRVTGVDDEVLVAAEGERTTGDAALLAAVTAPRTGRMGDIVATIQAEQDRVIRASERGVLVVQGGPGTGKTAVALHRTAFLLYTHRDRLARSGVLLLGPSPVFLRYVEQVLPALGETGVVTMTLAELFPGVVGRGDEPPAAARVKGSLRMVDVLDAAVADRQRVPARPLRFDVDGTRLLLRPDAVAAARTRARRSRKPHNAARVTFVRELLNTLVTSLARSRGVDLNEERDDLVTELREHVDVRREINLCWMPLTPQKVLAGLYRDPGLLERVAPQLSAAERAALHREDPTAWTEADVPLLDELAELLGPVEESAGRARRDADREEQVAYARKVLEDFEASGVGNPLVSPELLADRFSTDGPTGTVAERAAADRTWAYGHVVVDEAQELSAMAWRLVERRCPSRSMTLVGDVAQTSNPAGARSWAQALKPVVDDRWRLEELTVNYRTPARIARVAADVLRAAGISANPPTPVREGEHDPVAVALAGDGGDAARVVEVVRARFASLDEGRIALITAEVRGDLGSDALRAAVAAALPPGAVATSPDDLDAPVSVIDVQRAKGLEFDVVVLVEPGAVLRRPRGANDLYVALTRATQELHVLHAEPLPAGMASIG from the coding sequence GTGAGCCAGTCCACCGGGTCGACCGGGTCCGGGGTCTCCCCCGACGTCGCGTCGGCCGTCGCCCTCGAGGACGCCCACGTCGCCACCCTCTACGCCCGCCTCGACGTGCTGCGCGCCCAGACCGCCGACCAGCTCGCCGAGGTGCGCCGCACCCTGGCCACGGGCACCCACCAGAGCCGCTTCGAGCGGGACGCCTTCGCCACCCTCTACGAGGACCGGCTCTCCCAGCTGTGGTCGGTGGAGAACCGCCTGTGCTTCGGGCGCCTGGACCTGCAGCCGGGCACCGAGGACCCCCGCCGCTACGTGGGCCGCCTCGGGCTGGCCGACGAGCGCGGCAACCAGGTCCTCGTCGACTGGCGCGCCCCCGCGGCCCAGGACTTCTACCAGGCCACCGCCGCCGCCCCCCGCGACGTCGTGCGCCGCCGGCACCTGCTGACCTCCGGCCGGCGCGTCACCGGCGTCGACGACGAGGTGCTGGTGGCCGCCGAGGGCGAGCGCACCACCGGGGACGCGGCCCTGCTGGCGGCCGTGACCGCCCCCCGCACCGGGCGCATGGGCGACATCGTCGCCACCATCCAGGCCGAGCAGGACCGGGTCATCCGGGCCTCCGAGCGCGGGGTCCTCGTCGTCCAGGGCGGACCCGGCACGGGCAAGACCGCCGTCGCCCTGCACCGGACGGCGTTCCTGCTCTACACCCACCGCGACCGCCTCGCCCGCAGCGGCGTGCTGCTGCTGGGCCCCAGCCCGGTGTTCCTGCGCTACGTCGAGCAGGTCCTGCCCGCGCTCGGGGAGACGGGCGTGGTGACGATGACGCTGGCGGAGCTGTTCCCCGGGGTCGTGGGCCGCGGCGACGAGCCCCCCGCCGCGGCGCGGGTCAAGGGCTCGCTGCGGATGGTCGACGTCCTCGACGCCGCCGTCGCCGACCGCCAGCGGGTCCCCGCGCGGCCGCTGCGCTTCGACGTCGACGGCACCCGGCTGCTGCTGCGTCCCGACGCGGTCGCCGCCGCCCGCACCCGCGCCCGGCGCAGCCGCAAGCCGCACAACGCGGCCCGGGTGACGTTCGTGCGCGAGCTGCTCAACACCCTGGTCACCTCCCTGGCCCGCTCCCGGGGGGTCGACCTGAACGAGGAGCGCGACGACCTCGTCACCGAGCTGCGCGAGCACGTCGACGTCCGGCGCGAGATCAACCTGTGCTGGATGCCGCTGACCCCGCAGAAGGTCCTCGCCGGCCTCTACCGCGACCCCGGCCTGCTGGAGCGGGTCGCCCCGCAGCTGTCCGCGGCCGAGCGCGCGGCCCTGCACCGGGAGGACCCCACCGCCTGGACCGAGGCCGACGTCCCGCTGCTCGACGAGCTCGCCGAGCTGCTCGGCCCCGTCGAGGAGTCCGCCGGCCGGGCCCGCCGCGACGCCGACCGCGAGGAGCAGGTCGCCTACGCCCGCAAGGTGCTGGAGGACTTCGAGGCCTCCGGGGTGGGCAACCCGCTGGTGAGCCCGGAGCTGCTCGCCGACCGCTTCTCCACCGACGGGCCCACCGGCACCGTGGCCGAGCGCGCCGCCGCCGACCGCACCTGGGCCTACGGCCACGTCGTCGTCGACGAGGCGCAGGAGCTGTCCGCGATGGCCTGGCGGCTGGTCGAGCGGCGCTGCCCGTCGCGGTCGATGACCCTCGTCGGCGACGTCGCCCAGACCTCCAACCCCGCCGGGGCCCGCAGCTGGGCGCAGGCCCTCAAGCCCGTCGTGGACGACCGCTGGCGGCTGGAGGAGCTGACGGTCAACTACCGCACCCCCGCCCGCATCGCCCGGGTCGCGGCCGACGTCCTGCGCGCCGCGGGGATCTCCGCGAACCCGCCGACGCCGGTGCGCGAGGGCGAGCACGACCCGGTCGCGGTGGCGCTGGCCGGGGACGGCGGGGACGCCGCGCGGGTCGTGGAGGTGGTCCGCGCGCGCTTCGCGTCGCTGGACGAGGGCCGGATCGCGCTCATCACCGCCGAGGTCCGCGGGGACCTGGGCTCCGACGCGCTGCGCGCCGCGGTCGCGGCGGCGCTGCCGCCCGGCGCGGTCGCGACCTCCCCCGACGACCTCGACGCGCCGGTCTCGGTGATCGACGTGCAGCGGGCCAAGGGGCTGGAGTTCGACGTCGTCGTCCTCGTCGAGCCGGGCGCCGTGCTGCGCCGCCCGCGCGGGGCCAACGACCTCTACGTCGCCCTGACCCGCGCCACGCAGGAGCTGCACGTCCTGCACGCCGAGCCCCTGCCCGCCGGGATGGCCTCGATCGGGTGA
- a CDS encoding fatty acid desaturase family protein, which yields MTTLSTEEPTSRPRRSTPYAMLTAAVQEAGLMRRRTGHYWWRIAFTTVAFAVVVAGTVLLRDSWLVLLTAVPLALVLTQFAFLGHDGAHKQIFASHRGNEWAARIFAALLTGLSYGWWMGKHTKHHQAPNARGIDTDIESEVVSFHEEAAASRRGLLRWATSKQGYWFYPLLLLAGLNLHADSTKSLITGRRTKKRWIDASLIVVHWAVYLSALVLLLGPARGAAFFAVHMGAFGVSMGGAFAPNHVGMPIVARETKVDFIRRQVLMSRNISGGWFVDLFMGGLNFQVEHHLFPSLPRPNLRAVQPFVRRFCAEHGIDYTETSLPQALRDITTYLNEVGLAARDPFRCPLVSQLRSN from the coding sequence GTGACGACCCTGTCCACCGAAGAGCCGACGTCGCGCCCGCGCCGTTCGACGCCGTACGCGATGCTGACCGCCGCCGTCCAGGAGGCCGGGCTGATGCGCCGGCGGACCGGGCACTACTGGTGGCGCATCGCGTTCACTACCGTGGCCTTCGCCGTGGTCGTGGCCGGCACCGTCCTGCTCCGCGACTCCTGGCTCGTGCTGCTCACCGCCGTGCCGCTGGCCCTGGTGCTCACCCAGTTCGCCTTCCTCGGCCACGACGGGGCGCACAAGCAGATCTTCGCCTCCCACCGCGGCAACGAGTGGGCGGCGCGGATCTTCGCGGCGCTGCTGACCGGCCTGAGCTACGGCTGGTGGATGGGCAAGCACACCAAGCACCACCAGGCCCCCAACGCGCGCGGGATCGACACCGACATCGAGTCCGAGGTCGTCTCCTTCCACGAGGAGGCCGCGGCGAGCCGTCGCGGGCTGCTGCGCTGGGCCACGTCCAAGCAGGGCTACTGGTTCTACCCGCTGCTGCTGCTGGCCGGGCTCAACCTGCACGCCGACTCGACGAAGTCGCTCATCACGGGCCGCCGGACGAAGAAGCGCTGGATCGACGCCTCGCTGATCGTCGTGCACTGGGCCGTCTACCTCAGCGCGCTGGTGCTGCTGCTGGGCCCGGCCCGCGGGGCCGCCTTCTTCGCCGTCCACATGGGCGCCTTCGGGGTCTCCATGGGCGGGGCCTTCGCCCCCAACCACGTCGGCATGCCCATCGTGGCGCGCGAGACGAAGGTCGACTTCATCCGCCGCCAGGTGCTGATGTCGCGCAACATCTCCGGCGGCTGGTTCGTGGACCTCTTCATGGGCGGGCTGAACTTCCAGGTGGAGCACCACCTCTTCCCCAGCCTGCCCCGGCCCAACCTGCGGGCCGTGCAGCCCTTCGTGCGCCGCTTCTGCGCCGAGCACGGCATCGACTACACCGAGACGTCGCTGCCGCAGGCGCTGCGCGACATCACCACCTACCTCAACGAGGTCGGGCTGGCCGCGCGCGACCCGTTCCGGTGCCCGCTGGTGTCCCAGCTGCGCAGCAACTGA
- a CDS encoding cold-shock protein: MAQGTVKWFNGEKGFGFIAPTDGGPDVFVHYSAIAGNGFRNLEENDQVEYEVTQGAKGPQASNVTRL, encoded by the coding sequence ATGGCTCAGGGAACTGTCAAGTGGTTCAACGGCGAAAAGGGCTTCGGCTTCATCGCCCCGACTGACGGCGGCCCGGACGTCTTCGTCCACTACTCCGCGATCGCCGGCAACGGCTTCCGCAACCTGGAAGAGAACGACCAGGTCGAGTACGAAGTGACCCAGGGCGCCAAGGGCCCCCAGGCCTCGAACGTCACGCGTCTCTGA
- a CDS encoding mycothiol transferase yields the protein MDIADILLDGYGRISPVVHAAVEGLDEEALSMRLDEGANSIAWLVWHLTRVQDDHVSEVAGHEQTWTADGWAERFGLPFGPGETGYGFSAEQVGRVRAGADLLTGYLDAVSARTAQYLRGLTGADLDRVVDDAWDPPVTLGVRLVSVLDDDLEHAGQAAFVRGVLDRR from the coding sequence GTGGACATCGCAGACATCCTGCTGGACGGCTACGGCCGCATCTCCCCCGTGGTGCACGCGGCGGTCGAGGGCCTGGACGAGGAGGCGCTGAGCATGCGCCTGGACGAGGGGGCGAACTCCATCGCGTGGCTCGTGTGGCACCTGACCCGGGTGCAGGACGACCACGTCAGCGAGGTCGCGGGGCACGAGCAGACCTGGACCGCGGACGGGTGGGCGGAGCGCTTCGGGCTGCCCTTCGGGCCGGGCGAGACGGGCTACGGCTTCAGCGCGGAGCAGGTCGGGCGGGTGCGGGCGGGGGCGGACCTGCTCACCGGGTACCTCGACGCGGTGTCGGCCCGGACCGCGCAGTACCTGCGGGGCCTCACCGGCGCCGACCTCGACCGCGTCGTCGACGACGCCTGGGACCCGCCGGTCACCCTGGGCGTGCGGCTGGTCAGCGTCCTGGACGACGACTTGGAGCACGCCGGGCAGGCGGCCTTCGTGCGCGGCGTCCTCGACCGGCGCTGA
- a CDS encoding potassium channel family protein, with amino-acid sequence MPRPDVRLRLPRRRPLSPLVAIAARLGVALALVLAAWGMVLLERDGYTDNLDGAVSVTDALYYTTVTLSTTGYGDIVPTSDAARLVNALVVTPMRVLFVIVLVGTTIQALTERSRTEIRLARWRSRMRDHVIVLGYGTKGRNAVRALRLQGQPVDRIVVVDRNPAMTADAAEDGYVCVTGDVTRSATFTAALVERAARVVVAVDRDDTSILATLALRRINPTITVVASAREAEHADLLRQSGASSVVVSSETTGRLLGLAAHSPAAVEVVEDLVSFGAGLDLADRPVTAQEVGRGAEDLDVPVLAVVREGRTLRYRDPELGVLRRGDRLLYVAAG; translated from the coding sequence GTGCCCCGTCCCGACGTCCGCCTGCGCCTGCCCCGCAGGCGGCCGCTGTCCCCGCTGGTGGCCATCGCCGCACGGCTCGGCGTGGCCCTGGCTCTCGTCCTCGCGGCCTGGGGGATGGTGCTGCTGGAGCGGGACGGCTACACCGACAACCTGGACGGCGCGGTCTCGGTCACCGACGCGCTCTACTACACGACGGTGACCCTCTCCACGACCGGCTACGGCGACATCGTCCCCACCAGCGACGCCGCGCGGCTGGTCAACGCGCTCGTCGTGACCCCGATGCGCGTCCTCTTCGTCATCGTCCTCGTGGGGACCACCATCCAGGCCCTCACCGAACGCTCCCGCACCGAGATCCGCCTCGCGCGGTGGAGGTCCCGCATGCGCGACCACGTCATCGTCCTGGGCTACGGCACCAAGGGCCGCAACGCCGTCCGCGCGCTGCGCCTGCAGGGCCAGCCCGTCGACCGGATCGTCGTCGTCGACCGCAACCCGGCGATGACGGCCGACGCGGCCGAGGACGGCTACGTCTGCGTCACCGGCGACGTCACCCGCTCGGCGACGTTCACCGCCGCCCTCGTGGAGCGGGCCGCCCGCGTGGTGGTCGCCGTGGACCGCGACGACACCTCCATCCTGGCCACCCTGGCCCTGCGGCGGATCAACCCCACGATCACCGTGGTGGCCTCGGCCCGGGAGGCCGAGCACGCCGACCTGCTGCGCCAGAGCGGGGCGAGCTCGGTGGTCGTCTCCTCGGAGACGACGGGCCGGCTGCTGGGGCTGGCCGCCCACAGCCCCGCCGCGGTCGAGGTGGTCGAGGACCTGGTCTCCTTCGGCGCGGGTCTGGACCTGGCCGACCGCCCGGTGACCGCGCAGGAGGTCGGGCGCGGCGCGGAGGACCTCGACGTGCCGGTGCTGGCCGTGGTGCGGGAGGGGCGGACCCTGCGCTACCGGGACCCCGAGCTGGGGGTCCTGCGCCGGGGTGACCGGCTGCTCTACGTGGCGGCCGGGTGA
- a CDS encoding sensor domain-containing diguanylate cyclase: MTPQPSPSRTPAADPAVALLAELHDLVTDRPADLEALLGVVVDRLARPCGVLAARVEADGAQAAGGRALVLPLRLFGEDLGRLVLTGAPGLRLPPDLARGLAHHVALVVEAGAVRRARALDTAAAGAVRRLFEEGTRAATVREAGEVLARVTAQVLGTERVAVHLIDPGGRVHDLLDLGVPAEVAEALRVQVLGRLAGDSPVWRRALREGGPVLADDTADAPGRPGGFIATMRLRSYVAMPLLSASGAVGMVVCGDVGATRTWSDRDRRVAQQLALEGALVVDSARLRQSERAHLEELRFHADHDELTGLPNRRRLLDAIAAATAPGAEGGALLLLDLDGFKRVNDALGHSAGDELLREVARRLRREVRAEDVAARLGGDEFAVLLRGTTRAEAEDLAARLAAALREPVAVEGTSVRVGASVGVAALADHAQDVTGLLRAADTAMYAAKRAAGRRSRR; the protein is encoded by the coding sequence GTGACCCCGCAGCCCTCCCCCTCGAGGACCCCGGCGGCGGACCCCGCGGTCGCGCTGCTGGCGGAGCTGCACGACCTCGTCACCGACCGGCCCGCGGACCTCGAGGCGCTGCTGGGGGTCGTCGTGGACCGGCTGGCCCGCCCCTGCGGCGTGCTCGCGGCGCGGGTCGAGGCGGACGGCGCGCAGGCGGCGGGGGGACGGGCGCTGGTGCTGCCCCTGCGGCTGTTCGGCGAGGACCTCGGCCGGCTGGTCCTCACCGGCGCCCCCGGGCTGCGGCTGCCCCCCGACCTCGCGCGCGGGCTCGCCCACCACGTGGCCCTCGTCGTGGAGGCCGGCGCGGTGCGCCGGGCGCGCGCCCTCGACACGGCCGCGGCCGGGGCGGTCCGCCGGCTGTTCGAGGAGGGCACCCGGGCCGCGACGGTGCGCGAGGCCGGGGAGGTCCTCGCCCGGGTCACCGCGCAGGTCCTCGGCACCGAGCGCGTCGCGGTGCACCTCATCGACCCCGGCGGGCGCGTCCACGACCTGCTCGACCTCGGGGTCCCGGCGGAGGTCGCCGAGGCGCTGCGGGTCCAGGTCCTGGGCCGGCTCGCCGGGGACTCGCCGGTCTGGCGCCGGGCCCTGCGCGAGGGGGGACCCGTCCTCGCCGACGACACCGCGGACGCCCCGGGGCGTCCCGGCGGCTTCATCGCGACGATGCGGTTGCGCAGCTACGTCGCGATGCCCCTGCTCTCGGCCTCCGGGGCGGTGGGGATGGTCGTCTGCGGCGACGTCGGCGCGACCCGCACCTGGAGCGACCGCGACCGCCGGGTGGCGCAGCAGCTGGCCCTGGAGGGGGCGCTGGTCGTCGACAGCGCCCGGTTGCGGCAGTCCGAGCGGGCCCACCTGGAGGAGCTGCGGTTCCACGCCGACCACGACGAGCTGACCGGTCTGCCCAACCGCCGCCGGCTGCTGGACGCGATCGCCGCGGCGACGGCCCCGGGTGCGGAGGGCGGCGCGCTCCTCCTGCTGGACCTCGACGGGTTCAAGCGGGTCAACGACGCCCTGGGCCACTCCGCCGGCGACGAGCTGCTGCGCGAGGTCGCCCGCCGGTTGCGCCGGGAGGTCCGGGCCGAGGACGTCGCGGCCCGCCTCGGCGGGGACGAGTTCGCCGTGCTGCTCCGCGGGACCACCCGGGCGGAGGCGGAGGACCTCGCGGCCCGCCTCGCCGCGGCGCTGCGCGAACCCGTCGCGGTCGAGGGGACGTCGGTGCGGGTGGGGGCGAGCGTGGGCGTGGCGGCGCTGGCCGACCACGCGCAGGACGTCACCGGTCTCCTGCGCGCGGCCGACACCGCGATGTACGCCGCCAAGCGCGCGGCCGGTCGCCGCTCGCGACGCTGA